In Brevundimonas sp. SGAir0440, one DNA window encodes the following:
- a CDS encoding ImuA family protein — translation MSAASPSFQALRAEIARIEAGRRSPSGVLPFGLAALDGRLPAGGLALGALHEVAGGGDGAIDGAVAALFAAGVAARTQGPVLWCVTRPDLFAPALEQAGLSSNRVIYVEAGDEAGLLAAFEDGLRHGGFGAVVGEVARLSMTASRRLQLVAEDTGSLGLAVRRWRRQAEAADFGQPTAAATRWRVTALPSAPLPVPGVGRPRWFVELIRCRAGACADFELEACDETGRLALPPHLADRSAATPAWTRRAVA, via the coding sequence ATGTCCGCCGCCTCCCCATCCTTCCAGGCGCTCCGCGCGGAGATCGCCCGCATCGAGGCGGGGCGACGTTCGCCAAGCGGCGTGCTGCCGTTCGGCCTGGCTGCGCTTGATGGGCGGCTGCCCGCCGGCGGCCTGGCGCTCGGGGCGCTACATGAGGTGGCCGGCGGCGGCGACGGGGCCATCGACGGCGCGGTCGCCGCATTGTTTGCGGCCGGTGTCGCAGCGCGCACCCAGGGACCGGTGCTCTGGTGCGTAACACGCCCGGACCTGTTCGCGCCGGCGCTGGAGCAGGCGGGACTGTCCTCGAACCGGGTCATTTATGTGGAGGCCGGTGACGAGGCCGGATTGCTGGCCGCCTTCGAGGACGGCCTGCGTCACGGCGGGTTCGGCGCGGTCGTCGGCGAAGTGGCCCGCCTGTCCATGACGGCGTCCCGGCGGCTGCAGTTGGTCGCCGAGGACACCGGCTCTCTTGGTCTGGCCGTGCGACGATGGCGTCGTCAGGCCGAGGCGGCGGACTTCGGCCAGCCGACCGCCGCCGCCACCCGCTGGCGGGTCACCGCCCTGCCCTCCGCCCCCCTGCCCGTGCCCGGCGTCGGCCGCCCGCGCTGGTTTGTCGAACTGATCCGCTGCCGCGCCGGAGCCTGCGCGGATTTCGAACTGGAAGCCTGCGATGAGACGGGTCGTCTCGCTCTACCTCCCCACCTGGCCGACCGATCGGCTGCGACGCCGGCTTGGACCCGACGCGCCGTCGCCTGA
- a CDS encoding DNA polymerase Y family protein — MVLIGRQGRKRVVLAADPAARAYRLHPGMAATQARALVADLVVHPFDPAGDAAALDELALWALRRYAPIVAADPPDGLVLDVTGAGHRYGGDEGLLEDLIAQTAAVGLGAHAALADTWGAAHALARNLAEPTIVVARGGPAIRRLPLRALRLPSDMVDGLGRLGIDTIGELEAKPRAPLALRFGPELIRRLDQAYGRAQEPITPIDAPELIQVRRVFAEPIGAPETLARYTLKLVEALSEALEAQGLGASRLDLRFERIDNRTEAIRVGLARPVRDVARLTRLLCDKIESIDPGLGVEAMVLAAPVVLTLDCSPAAGDLSGPATPDIGDLVDLLANRLGPQNLYRMAPAQSDVPERSIRKLPPTAPPVPETWTRRWPRPSRLLARPEAIEAVALLPDQPPVAFSWRGVRHRVRRADGPERIFGEWWRRDGERDAVRDYFQLEDEAGARFWVFRRGDGEQSQTGDLSWWLHGLFG; from the coding sequence ATGGTCCTGATCGGGCGCCAAGGCCGCAAACGCGTGGTGCTGGCCGCCGACCCCGCCGCCCGCGCCTATCGTCTGCATCCCGGCATGGCCGCGACCCAGGCCCGGGCTTTGGTCGCAGATCTCGTCGTTCATCCCTTCGACCCCGCAGGGGATGCGGCCGCTCTGGACGAGCTCGCCCTCTGGGCGCTGCGCCGCTATGCGCCGATCGTCGCCGCCGACCCGCCGGACGGCCTGGTGCTCGATGTCACCGGGGCCGGTCACCGCTACGGCGGCGATGAGGGCCTGCTCGAGGATCTGATCGCCCAGACCGCCGCTGTCGGCCTGGGCGCCCACGCCGCCCTCGCCGACACCTGGGGCGCCGCCCATGCTTTGGCCCGCAACCTCGCCGAACCAACGATCGTCGTCGCGCGCGGAGGGCCTGCCATCCGTCGCCTGCCTTTGCGCGCCTTGCGCCTGCCCTCTGACATGGTCGATGGCCTGGGACGTCTGGGGATCGACACCATAGGCGAACTGGAGGCCAAGCCTCGCGCGCCTCTGGCCCTGCGCTTCGGGCCGGAACTGATCCGTCGACTGGATCAGGCCTACGGTCGCGCCCAGGAGCCGATCACCCCGATCGACGCTCCGGAACTGATCCAGGTCCGGCGGGTCTTCGCCGAGCCGATCGGCGCGCCCGAGACCCTGGCACGCTACACGCTGAAACTGGTCGAAGCCCTGAGCGAGGCGCTCGAAGCTCAAGGGCTTGGCGCGTCGCGACTCGACCTGCGGTTTGAACGGATCGACAACCGGACCGAGGCCATCCGCGTCGGCCTAGCGCGCCCCGTCCGCGATGTCGCGCGGCTCACACGCCTGCTCTGCGACAAGATCGAAAGCATCGATCCTGGCCTCGGCGTGGAGGCCATGGTCCTGGCGGCGCCGGTCGTCCTGACGCTGGACTGCTCGCCCGCCGCTGGCGATCTAAGCGGCCCGGCGACGCCGGACATCGGCGATCTCGTCGATCTGCTGGCCAATCGCCTGGGCCCGCAGAACCTGTATCGGATGGCCCCGGCGCAGAGCGACGTGCCCGAACGCTCGATCCGCAAACTGCCGCCGACCGCGCCGCCGGTGCCGGAAACCTGGACGCGTCGCTGGCCGCGCCCTTCGCGTTTGCTCGCCCGTCCTGAAGCCATCGAGGCTGTCGCGCTCCTGCCCGATCAGCCGCCGGTCGCCTTCAGCTGGCGCGGCGTTCGTCATCGCGTCAGGCGCGCTGATGGTCCTGAGCGGATCTTCGGCGAATGGTGGCGGCGTGACGGCGAACGCGATGCGGTGCGCGACTATTTTCAGCTGGAGGACGAAGCTGGCGCGCGCTTCTGGGTCTTTCGACGCGGCGATGGCGAACAGTCTCAGACCGGCGATCTCAGCTGGTGGCTCCACGGGCTCTTCGGCTGA
- a CDS encoding SemiSWEET family sugar transporter — MSDLTANIVGTAAAVCSITSFAPQALKIWKERDASSVSLKTYSLTVTCFILWVVYGVMTRAWPVAVSNSFALVMAACVLIMKWRFRDGDPDGH, encoded by the coding sequence ATGAGCGACCTGACAGCCAACATTGTGGGTACAGCGGCGGCGGTCTGCTCGATCACGAGCTTTGCGCCCCAAGCCCTCAAGATCTGGAAAGAGCGCGACGCGTCTTCGGTCAGCCTCAAGACCTATTCGCTCACCGTCACCTGTTTCATCCTCTGGGTGGTCTATGGCGTCATGACCCGAGCCTGGCCGGTGGCTGTGTCGAACAGTTTTGCCCTGGTCATGGCGGCCTGCGTCCTGATCATGAAGTGGCGGTTTCGCGATGGCGATCCTGACGGGCATTAG